From Amphritea atlantica, a single genomic window includes:
- a CDS encoding iron-containing alcohol dehydrogenase, which yields MSEDIANLRKFVAPEIVFGAGARKTVANFARSFGARKILLVSDPGVQAAGWVAEVAQDLQMAGFEYEIFTAVSPNPRAEEVMQGAAIYTAQGCNLIVAVGGGSPMDCAKGIGIVATHKRHILEFQGVDTIEVAIPPLIFIPTTAGTSADVSQFAIINDQQERMKISIVSKAVVPDVSLIDPETTVTMDPFLTACTGVDALVHAIEAFVSTGSGPLTDMHALDAIKLVNDNLVALVQDPTDLKLREQVMLGSMKAGLAFSNAILGAVHAMSHSLGGFLDLPHGMCNAMLLEHVIGFNFKSAEDKFRVVAETMRIDTRGMTNQMVHKQLQERVIQLKLDVGLVDGLASRGVNLSDIPHLSSKAIQDPCILTNPRKSSKRDVEVVYEEAL from the coding sequence ATGAGTGAAGATATCGCTAATCTGCGAAAATTTGTGGCCCCTGAAATCGTCTTTGGGGCCGGTGCCCGAAAAACGGTAGCCAATTTTGCCCGCTCCTTTGGTGCCCGTAAAATTCTGTTAGTGTCTGATCCCGGCGTTCAGGCCGCCGGCTGGGTTGCTGAGGTTGCTCAGGACTTGCAGATGGCTGGCTTTGAATATGAGATTTTTACCGCGGTCTCACCAAACCCTCGTGCTGAAGAAGTGATGCAGGGGGCTGCTATCTACACCGCTCAGGGCTGTAATCTGATCGTGGCTGTGGGTGGCGGTAGTCCGATGGACTGCGCAAAAGGGATTGGCATCGTTGCGACTCACAAACGTCATATTCTTGAGTTTCAGGGGGTCGATACCATTGAAGTGGCGATCCCACCGCTGATCTTTATTCCCACCACGGCCGGCACTTCAGCGGATGTTTCGCAGTTTGCCATTATAAATGATCAGCAGGAGAGGATGAAAATCTCCATAGTCAGCAAAGCTGTCGTCCCCGATGTATCCCTGATCGATCCGGAAACAACCGTCACTATGGACCCGTTTCTGACCGCCTGTACGGGGGTGGATGCGCTGGTGCATGCGATTGAAGCGTTTGTGTCTACCGGCTCTGGACCGCTCACCGATATGCATGCACTGGATGCCATTAAGCTGGTGAATGACAATCTGGTGGCGCTGGTGCAAGATCCCACCGATCTGAAGCTGCGGGAGCAGGTGATGCTGGGCAGCATGAAGGCGGGTCTGGCGTTTTCGAATGCCATCCTGGGGGCTGTTCATGCGATGTCACATAGCCTGGGAGGCTTTCTTGATCTGCCCCATGGGATGTGTAATGCGATGCTACTGGAACACGTCATTGGTTTTAATTTTAAATCGGCAGAAGATAAATTCCGTGTTGTCGCTGAAACCATGAGAATTGATACCCGGGGAATGACGAACCAGATGGTACACAAACAGTTACAGGAGCGGGTGATACAGCTGAAGCTTGACGTGGGGCTGGTTGACGGACTTGCCTCTCGGGGCGTGAATCTCAGTGATATCCCGCACCTGTCTTCCAAAGCGATTCAGGACCCCTGCATTCTGACTAATCCGCGCAAATCCAGTAAGCGGGATGTCGAGGTGGTGTATGAAGAAGCGCTCTGA
- the cobA gene encoding uroporphyrinogen-III C-methyltransferase has product MGRVDLVGAGPGDPELLTLKAWRLINEADTIVYDALVSRELLDGITGQPELIYVGKRMGDHSATQDEICSIMVHLALEGKHVVRLKGGDPLVFGRLGEELDALHCENIPYSIVPGITAASGCAASLGFPLTERGKSTRLRLITAQFSKTREIDWCNLARTDETLVFYMGVSKAAMISKELIKAGLPEDYPVLIVENGTHKEQRATETTLSQMTQAINLNQVKAPALIYVGQVVTGARERAQSGVKAITV; this is encoded by the coding sequence ATGGGGCGGGTCGATCTGGTTGGCGCAGGCCCCGGGGATCCTGAACTATTAACCCTGAAAGCCTGGCGACTGATCAATGAGGCAGACACCATCGTGTATGACGCCCTGGTCAGCCGCGAGCTACTGGACGGTATAACCGGTCAGCCTGAGCTGATCTATGTTGGCAAGCGGATGGGCGATCACAGTGCAACACAGGACGAAATATGCTCTATTATGGTGCACCTTGCATTAGAAGGTAAGCATGTGGTGCGCCTTAAAGGTGGAGACCCTCTGGTATTTGGCCGCCTGGGTGAGGAGCTGGATGCCCTCCACTGCGAAAATATCCCCTACAGTATTGTTCCGGGTATTACCGCAGCCTCCGGTTGCGCAGCCAGTCTCGGATTCCCCCTGACCGAGCGGGGAAAATCGACCCGCCTGAGATTAATAACAGCCCAGTTCAGTAAAACCCGCGAGATCGACTGGTGTAATCTGGCAAGAACCGACGAAACGCTGGTGTTTTATATGGGAGTATCGAAAGCGGCAATGATCAGCAAAGAGCTAATCAAAGCGGGGTTACCTGAAGACTACCCGGTATTGATCGTTGAAAATGGTACTCACAAGGAACAGCGGGCAACCGAAACAACCCTTAGTCAGATGACTCAGGCGATCAACCTTAATCAGGTTAAAGCCCCCGCTTTAATCTACGTTGGCCAGGTTGTCACCGGTGCCCGGGAGCGGGCTCAGAGCGGAGTAAAAGCGATAACGGTATGA
- the htpG gene encoding molecular chaperone HtpG, whose amino-acid sequence MSTETQQETLGFQTEVKQLLHLMIHSLYSNKEIFLRELISNASDAADKLRFEALSNDDLYEGDGDLRIRISFDEAAKTITIDDNGLGMTRQDVIEHLGTIAKSGTSQFLSQLSGDQKKDSQLIGQFGVGFYSAFIVAKEVEVITRRAGQPASEGVHWVSQGEGEFTVGGVEKAQRGTTIILHLKDEELEFANSLRLRSLVRKYSDHISLPVIMEKEAEPVEEGEQPAAPEDETVNSATALWTCSKSEISEDEYKEFYKHVSHDFQDPMKWSHNRVEGKLDYTSLLYVPAHAPYDLWNRDTPRGLKLYVQRVFIMDEADQFLPMYLRFIKGVVDTNDLSLNVSREILQKDPVVDKLRTQLTKRALDMLGKLAKNDPEQYAKFWTEFGEVLKEGPAEDHANKDTILKLLRFASTHNDSSEQSVALEDYVSRMQEGQDKIYYAVAENYNTAKNSPHLEIFRKKGIEVLLMSDRVDEWLMSQLFDFDGKSFQDVSKGELDLGETENEEEKKAQEETAKELEGLVERLKSSLDAQVSEVRITHRLTDSPACVVLGAYDMGMQMRKIMEAAGQAVPESKPVFEINPEHPLISKLDNETDEDRFGELALVVFEQAQLAAGGQLDDPAAYVSRLNKLLLNLIS is encoded by the coding sequence CTGTCCAACGATGACCTTTATGAAGGTGATGGCGATCTGCGTATTCGCATCTCATTCGATGAGGCGGCTAAAACCATCACTATTGATGACAACGGGCTCGGTATGACCCGTCAGGATGTGATTGAACATCTGGGTACAATTGCTAAGTCCGGCACCTCTCAGTTCCTTTCTCAACTGAGTGGCGACCAGAAAAAAGACTCCCAGTTGATCGGCCAGTTTGGTGTCGGCTTCTACTCTGCATTCATCGTGGCTAAAGAGGTAGAAGTTATTACCCGTCGTGCAGGTCAGCCCGCCTCTGAAGGTGTGCATTGGGTGTCTCAGGGAGAGGGCGAGTTTACCGTAGGGGGCGTCGAAAAAGCGCAACGCGGTACCACCATTATTCTGCACCTGAAAGATGAGGAGCTCGAGTTTGCCAACAGCTTACGTCTGCGCAGCCTGGTACGTAAATACTCTGACCATATTTCTCTGCCGGTTATCATGGAGAAAGAAGCGGAACCCGTTGAAGAGGGTGAACAGCCAGCGGCCCCTGAAGATGAAACGGTAAACTCAGCAACTGCGCTCTGGACCTGCTCTAAAAGCGAGATCAGCGAAGACGAGTATAAAGAGTTCTACAAGCACGTTTCCCATGACTTCCAGGACCCAATGAAATGGAGTCACAACCGGGTTGAGGGTAAGCTGGATTACACCAGTCTGCTCTATGTTCCCGCGCACGCGCCTTATGATTTGTGGAATCGTGATACCCCGCGTGGACTGAAACTCTACGTGCAGCGGGTCTTTATTATGGATGAGGCCGATCAGTTCCTGCCGATGTACCTGCGCTTTATCAAAGGCGTGGTGGATACGAATGATCTGTCACTGAATGTTTCCCGAGAGATTCTGCAGAAAGATCCGGTGGTTGATAAGCTGAGAACACAGCTGACCAAGCGTGCACTGGATATGCTGGGTAAACTGGCTAAGAACGATCCTGAGCAATACGCTAAATTCTGGACTGAATTTGGTGAAGTGCTGAAAGAGGGACCGGCTGAGGATCACGCCAACAAAGACACAATTCTCAAACTGTTGCGGTTCGCCTCGACCCATAACGATTCTTCTGAGCAGAGTGTAGCGCTGGAAGATTATGTTTCCCGGATGCAGGAAGGTCAGGACAAAATCTATTATGCCGTGGCGGAGAATTACAATACCGCGAAGAACAGCCCGCACCTCGAGATCTTCCGTAAGAAGGGTATCGAAGTTCTGCTGATGTCAGACCGGGTTGATGAGTGGCTGATGAGTCAGTTGTTCGACTTCGACGGTAAGTCATTCCAGGATGTCAGCAAGGGTGAGCTGGACCTGGGTGAAACCGAGAATGAAGAGGAGAAGAAGGCTCAGGAAGAGACCGCCAAAGAATTGGAAGGTCTGGTTGAGCGCCTCAAAAGCAGTCTTGATGCTCAGGTTAGCGAAGTACGTATCACTCATCGTCTTACCGACTCTCCTGCCTGTGTAGTCCTGGGTGCCTACGATATGGGTATGCAGATGCGCAAGATTATGGAAGCGGCGGGTCAGGCTGTGCCTGAAAGCAAGCCGGTCTTCGAGATCAATCCAGAGCATCCGCTGATCAGTAAGCTGGATAATGAAACCGATGAAGATCGTTTCGGTGAGCTGGCACTGGTGGTGTTTGAACAGGCGCAACTGGCCGCAGGTGGTCAGCTGGATGATCCGGCAGCCTATGTGAGCCGTCTCAATAAGCTGCTGCTTAATCTGATCAGTTAA
- a CDS encoding TraR/DksA family transcriptional regulator produces the protein MNRDQLRQCYEALEKLKQELSEEIASLEQSARPVQLDQQAVGRVSRGDAMQQQNMALANLEQCRQRMQEVLHAEQRFSEDEYGYCENCDAVIALPHLLARPESRYCLSCQSASEQQK, from the coding sequence ATGAATCGTGATCAGCTGCGGCAGTGTTACGAAGCGCTGGAGAAGCTTAAGCAGGAGTTGAGTGAAGAGATCGCCAGTCTGGAGCAAAGTGCCCGTCCGGTTCAGCTGGATCAGCAGGCGGTCGGCCGGGTTTCACGGGGGGATGCTATGCAACAGCAGAATATGGCGCTGGCAAATCTGGAGCAGTGTCGTCAGCGGATGCAGGAGGTGCTACATGCCGAACAGCGATTCAGCGAGGATGAGTATGGCTACTGTGAAAACTGCGATGCTGTGATCGCGCTGCCGCATCTGCTGGCACGCCCCGAAAGCCGTTATTGTCTCAGCTGTCAGTCTGCGTCAGAGCAGCAAAAGTGA
- a CDS encoding nitrate- and nitrite sensing domain-containing protein, which yields MKDLTVSPESFFLAAKQSEINTITELKSMLGWVNLICEFIHQLQRERGLSNRLLVGGGEKTRQQRIEQLRQTDQARDAMNTGLAVVQQAAGESTVSAKLLNLIASALLALEGLEALRADVEKARLQPVDATACYSRLIENLLLIVFEVADHATDPDVTQGLSTLFHLIQAKELAGQERAWTVVGFARGGFSARLRDRLDRVNQQQLEIFCGFQQTAGSELIAALDRIEHSDLIADFKQMRALRDKLCEGQQVNPDLADTWYEKATLYLDQLHGLEIQATEQILTLCDNRVDLAKRNRSVAQDQIAQLTSFEVDSEEAVGSGLLNAANPSHPIQALILEQRKQIQALTTDLQQAKEALEARKLVERAKAILKENLNLDDEEAYRTLQKSAMDQNQPIQQVALKIIDAFKKTTRR from the coding sequence ATGAAAGACCTTACCGTTTCCCCCGAATCATTTTTTCTGGCTGCCAAACAGTCAGAGATTAATACCATCACGGAACTGAAATCGATGCTCGGGTGGGTGAATCTTATCTGTGAGTTTATCCATCAGCTGCAGCGTGAGCGTGGTCTGTCAAACCGGCTGTTAGTGGGGGGCGGGGAAAAAACCCGACAGCAGCGGATTGAACAGTTACGGCAGACGGACCAGGCCCGGGATGCGATGAATACAGGGCTGGCTGTTGTTCAGCAAGCGGCAGGTGAGAGCACCGTGAGTGCCAAGTTACTCAACCTGATTGCGTCTGCACTACTGGCATTAGAGGGGCTGGAAGCACTGCGTGCCGACGTGGAGAAAGCCCGGTTGCAACCGGTTGACGCAACGGCATGTTACAGCCGGCTCATCGAAAATCTGTTATTAATTGTTTTTGAAGTGGCGGATCATGCCACTGATCCGGATGTGACACAGGGACTGAGCACGCTGTTTCACCTGATTCAGGCTAAGGAGCTGGCGGGTCAGGAGCGCGCCTGGACCGTAGTCGGGTTTGCCCGGGGGGGCTTTTCAGCCAGGCTGCGTGACCGGCTCGACAGGGTTAATCAGCAACAGCTTGAAATTTTCTGCGGCTTTCAGCAAACCGCAGGCAGCGAGCTGATTGCCGCCCTGGACAGAATTGAGCACAGCGATCTGATCGCCGACTTTAAGCAGATGAGAGCGCTGCGGGATAAACTTTGCGAAGGTCAGCAGGTGAATCCGGATCTGGCAGATACCTGGTATGAGAAAGCTACACTGTATCTCGATCAGCTGCATGGATTGGAGATTCAGGCAACAGAGCAGATTTTAACGCTCTGTGATAACCGGGTGGACCTTGCCAAACGCAACCGCTCGGTGGCACAGGATCAGATTGCGCAACTGACCAGTTTCGAGGTCGATTCAGAGGAAGCGGTTGGCAGTGGTTTACTCAATGCAGCCAATCCGTCACACCCGATACAGGCGCTTATTTTAGAGCAGCGTAAGCAGATCCAGGCGCTGACGACCGATCTGCAGCAAGCTAAAGAGGCACTTGAAGCGAGAAAGCTGGTCGAGAGAGCCAAGGCTATTCTTAAAGAGAACCTTAATCTGGATGATGAAGAAGCCTATCGAACGCTACAGAAAAGTGCGATGGATCAGAATCAGCCTATTCAACAGGTTGCGCTGAAGATCATTGATGCATTTAAGAAAACAACCCGCCGCTGA
- a CDS encoding PAS domain S-box protein, translating into MKKRSEAEHSSSDKLTIERLMGLGGQSARKSHYPELVAKLEELEEERNRYKSIFEHAQHGIFQARLDSGLIAANPALAKICGYTDPQQLCNRVDSFANGLLFDPDEYPLLLQKLKLYGKLFGYETRLLRQDGSAVDVSLNVLLKTDDQDSLIEAFVADITERKKAQNKLKKLNEELEQRIEGRTGELVSLNQKLVCEINERSLIEQALKVARDTAEQANKSKDKYLAAASHDLLQPLNAARLLVSTLQERELAEENNHLVERIHMALEGAEELLSDLLDISRLDQKAVQPDLTSIPLDYLFRMLQVEFQPVAEQRSVSLRVLSSSLNIRTDMRLLMRVLRNFLSNAFRYTPAGRVVLGTRRRGDFLELQVWDTGPGIPEDKLEDIFREFQQIDHQYQTGRKGVGLGLAIVERIAGMLEHPISVSSEPGKGTMFSVLVPISTDPVQPMLQPQRLPQQDLSGHPILVIDNEPDILVSMQALLKQWDCEVCVATDADEAIESYLSKGVKPQLILADFHLNNGITGVEAVDQVRQYAGYDIPAAIITADRSPEGRKLFREWQLPVLNKPVKPGKLRALISHLLHLSEKADGSRTDES; encoded by the coding sequence ATGAAGAAGCGCTCTGAGGCTGAGCACTCTTCCAGTGATAAGCTCACCATAGAACGTCTGATGGGGCTGGGAGGGCAGTCCGCCCGTAAAAGCCACTACCCCGAGTTGGTTGCAAAACTTGAGGAGCTGGAGGAAGAGCGTAATCGATATAAGTCGATTTTTGAACACGCCCAGCATGGCATTTTTCAGGCCCGCCTCGATAGCGGTCTGATTGCAGCGAATCCGGCACTGGCGAAAATTTGTGGTTATACCGACCCGCAGCAACTGTGTAACCGGGTTGATTCCTTTGCCAACGGTCTTCTGTTTGATCCTGATGAATATCCGCTGCTGCTGCAAAAACTAAAGCTGTACGGCAAGCTGTTTGGCTACGAAACCCGGTTATTACGTCAGGATGGCAGTGCTGTTGATGTGTCGTTAAACGTGCTGTTAAAGACTGATGATCAGGACAGCCTGATAGAGGCGTTTGTGGCCGATATCACCGAACGTAAGAAAGCTCAGAATAAACTGAAGAAACTCAATGAAGAACTGGAGCAACGGATTGAGGGGCGTACCGGTGAACTGGTCTCGCTTAATCAGAAGCTGGTCTGCGAGATCAACGAACGCAGTCTCATTGAGCAGGCGCTTAAAGTTGCACGGGATACCGCAGAACAGGCGAATAAGAGCAAAGATAAATACCTGGCTGCTGCCAGTCACGATCTGTTGCAGCCACTGAATGCCGCCCGGTTACTGGTTTCTACACTGCAGGAGCGGGAACTGGCGGAGGAAAATAACCATCTGGTGGAACGGATTCATATGGCGCTGGAGGGGGCCGAAGAGCTACTGAGCGACCTTCTGGATATCTCTCGCCTGGACCAGAAAGCGGTACAGCCTGATCTGACCAGTATCCCTCTGGACTATCTGTTCCGTATGTTACAGGTGGAATTTCAGCCGGTAGCAGAGCAGCGATCTGTGTCGCTGCGTGTTCTCAGCAGTAGTCTTAATATTCGCACTGATATGCGCTTGCTGATGCGTGTGCTGCGTAACTTTCTCAGTAACGCCTTTCGTTATACTCCGGCGGGGAGGGTTGTGTTGGGGACGCGTCGTCGGGGAGACTTCCTTGAACTACAGGTGTGGGATACCGGTCCCGGTATTCCGGAGGATAAACTTGAGGATATCTTCAGGGAGTTTCAGCAGATCGATCATCAGTACCAGACCGGTCGCAAGGGGGTCGGGCTGGGACTGGCGATTGTAGAACGGATTGCCGGAATGCTGGAACATCCGATCAGCGTCAGCTCGGAGCCGGGCAAAGGGACTATGTTCAGCGTATTGGTGCCCATCAGCACTGACCCGGTGCAGCCGATGTTGCAACCGCAGCGGCTGCCGCAGCAGGATCTGAGTGGCCACCCGATTCTGGTGATCGATAACGAACCAGATATTCTGGTGAGTATGCAAGCACTCCTGAAACAGTGGGATTGCGAGGTTTGTGTTGCCACCGATGCGGATGAGGCGATAGAAAGCTATCTCAGTAAAGGGGTAAAACCGCAACTGATTCTGGCGGATTTTCATCTGAATAACGGTATCACGGGTGTCGAAGCGGTTGATCAGGTGCGTCAGTATGCCGGCTATGATATCCCTGCCGCCATTATTACCGCAGACCGTTCCCCGGAGGGACGAAAGCTGTTTCGTGAGTGGCAGTTGCCGGTGCTGAATAAACCGGTTAAACCAGGCAAGCTACGGGCGTTGATCAGTCACCTGCTGCATCTATCCGAAAAAGCCGATGGCTCACGTACCGATGAATCGTGA